TGCTGGACGTGGCCTTCACCGGGATCGACCGGCTGACCGCGCTGCAGCGCGAGGTGCTGGCCCAGCCGTACCCGAAGGAACTGCCCGGGGTGGGCACGGCGTGAGCACCCTGCTGCTGGCGACCCGGAACGCCAAGAAGCTCAAGGAGTTGCGGCGGATCCTCGAGGGCCGGGTCACCGTCCTCGGCCTGGACGACGTGCCGGCCTTCGAGGAACTGCCGGAGACCGGCGCCACCTTCGAGGCCAACGCCGCCGACAAGGCGGAGCAGGCCGCGCGGGAGACCGGGCTGCCCTCGCTCGCCGACGACAGCGGGCTGACCGTGGACGCCCTCAACGGGATGCCCGGTGTGCTGTCCGCGCGCTGGTCGGGCCGGCACGGCGACGACGCGGCGAACGTGGACCTGCTGCTCGGCCAGCTCCGCGACGTGCCGGACGAGCGCCGCGGCGCCGACTTCGTCAGCGCCCTGGCGCTGGCCGTCCCGGGTGCGGACACCGTGCTGGTGCGCGGTGAGTGGCGCGGGCGGATCATCCGGGAGGTGCTGGGCGCCAACGGGTTCGGCTACGACCCGGTGTTCGTGCCGACCGAGTCGGACGAGGCCGGCGATGCGCGCACCTCCGCCCAGCTCGACCCGTCCGAGAAGGACCGGCTCTCGCACCGCGGGCGGGCCATCGAGAAGATGCTGCCGCACCTGCTGCGGCTGGGCTGAACCCGGTCAGGTCAGCGGGGCGGGGGAGGCCGCACGACGCCCGGCACCCCTGGCCACCGCGGTGGCGATCGAGGCGCCGAGCAGCAGCAGGCCGAGCAGCAGCGTCCAGCCGGCGGCGTGCCACACGGCGAGTTCGCCGCGGGTGAGCACCTTCTCGCTCCAGTCGGACACCGTCTCCAGTCCGGACCGGGTGGAGATCGCCCAGGCGCCGAGCCCGGCCAGGGCGACCCCGGGGACCGCCGTGGCCCACGGCGACCAGCTGTTCAGCAGCACCGCGCCGAACAGCAGGACCAGCCCGAGCCCGGTGAGGATCAGGTCGGCGATCTTCGGGGTGTCCACGCCCTGCAACAGGGTCGTGTAGACGTTCGCGCCGTAGCGCGCGGTCAGGAACAGCCCGCCGCCCACCAGGATCAATCCGATCAACGCACTGAGGAAGCCGGCCAGCACCCGGGATCCGCTCGACGCGGCCGCGGCCGGCGGCGCCACCGGCGGGGTGGACGCCACCACCGGGACGTACGCCTGCGGGTAGCCCTGCGGTGCGTACGGGGGAGCGGCCGAGGGGGACACGGCCGGCGTCGGCGGATAGGTCGCGGTGGGCGGCGGCGCCGCCTCCACGTCGCTGTACGCGGGTGCGCCGTACCCGTACTGCGCACCGGTGTCCGGCTGCTTGGTCAGGTAGCTGGTCGCCGGGTCGTCGTTGGTCGTCCCGGAGCTGCCGGACATCGGCGTGTACTGCTCGGTCGGTCCGGAGAACAATGGTGCCCCCGGATCCGCGATGGGCCCGCTCGGTGCGCTCGACGGGCGCTGGTAGGAACCCGGTGGCAGCACCTGGGTCTCGTCCGCGGATCCGCCCCATCCGGCGTCGGGCCGGTCGGCCTGCTGGTCGTGGCGGGACTCGTCCGGTGAGGACATCGGGCCTTCTTCCGTCGGGGCCGCGGCACGCCTGTGGTTCACCGCAGTGCGAAAGTACCGCCGCGGGCCACCGGTGCCGGGGAGAACCACCCGGTCGGTGGCCGCGAGTTCCGGATCAGCCCTGGATCCAGCCCGAGACCTCGACCACCAGGTGGGTGGAGCCGGTGGAGTTGTTGGTCAGGGTGATCTTCCCGGCCGCGCTCACCGGGACGATCACCGTGTTCGAGGTGATGACGCCCGCGGTGGTGCTCAGGGTCGGCGCGGACGGCCGCGAGGTGCCGTACTGGTACGCCATCACCTGCCCGGTGCGGGTCGGCCCGACCGCGATCACGTTGACCACCACGGCCTTCACCCCGGCGGTCGGCACGCCTCCCTTGCCGGCCACCTGCACGCCGATCGACGCGACCGGCGCGACGGCCCGCTTGGGTGCACCGAGCCCGGTCCGGGTGTCCACGATCCGCTTGGTGGTGAGCGAGTGCAGTGTGCTGCTCTGCCCCGGGACCCCGGTCAGGGTGTGCGCGTTGTTGTCGGCGAGCACGTGGACCGGTCGCGACGAGTTGTTGGTGACCCGGATGGTGCCGTTGGCGGCGACCGGCACGATCACCGTCGAGGTGGTGCTGACCCCGGCCGGGAAGTTGATGTCGGCGCTGCCGGGCGAGCCGATGTCGCCGCGGTACACGCTCAGGCTGCCGGAGCCGGTGGGCCCGGCGACGGTGACCGAGAGCGCCGCGGTCTGCGCCCCGTTGAGCGGGATGCCGGCGCGGCCGCGGACGCTGATCACCCGGGTGCCGCCGGCCGGGATGGCGCCCTTGGCGGTGCCGGCACCGGTGCGGGTGTCGAAGACCCGGGCCGAGGTGTCGCCCTGGGTGGCGCCGGTGTTGGTCGCGGTCCCGGCGCGGTACCAGCCGATCACGTCGACCACCATGTGCATGCTGCGCGGCGAGTTGTCGGCCAGCCGGATGGCGCCGGTGCTGCCCAGCTGCACGACCACCTGGGTGGTCGAGTTGCGGCCGGCGACGAAGCTGAGCTGCGCGGTGCCGCCGATGACGCCGCCGGGAGTGGCGGTCACCGTGCCGGTGGATCCGGGGGTGACGGCGGTGATGTTGACCAGGACGGAGCCGGCACCGGAGGACGGGACGCCGCCGCGACCGGCCACCTGGAGCACGACGGAGCCGTTGGCGGGCACGGCGCGGTAGCCGCCCCAACCGCTGCGGGTGTCCATGATGCGGGCCGGGTTGACCGCGGTGTAGAGGCGCCCGCGGTGCTCATCGCGACCGGCACGGTGGAGGCCATGAAGCCGTAGTACTTGCCGGCGACCGGGTGCAGCGGGTCACCGGTGATGGCATGACCCTTGGTACCGGCCACCGCGGCCTGGTTCAGCACGATCTTCATCGCCTGCGCGGCGGTCTTGCCGACGCACGACCCACCGTTGAAGCAGTTGAGCACCACGCCGCTGACCGCGGCCGCGGCGATCGAGGTGCCGGACTGGATGTAGCCGTAGGTGCCGCCCTTGCGGGTGGTGTACGGGCAGACGCCCGGGCCGGCGATGGTGTGCTCGGCGTCGGCCGCCGTGGCCGCGTAGTAGCTGGTGTAGTAGGCGCGGTCACCGCCGTCGGGCGCGGTGCAGGTGCCGGGCGCCTGGGCGGTACCGCCCGGGCGGCCGTCGAAATCGGCGGCGTTGGTGACGGCGAGGACCTCGTTGTACGCGGCCGGGATCAGCGTGGAGAGCGGCTGCGGCGACTGGCCGGACTTGGCGTTGCCGCCGGAACCGGTGAAGACCAGGCCCTTGGAGTAGAGGGTGCAGATGCCCTGGTGGATCGGGTCGTTGTTGGTGCGGCCGCAGTTGCCGTCGTCGCTGCCCGGGGCGGCGAGAGACATGTTGACGACCTTGATCCGGTTCGCCGCGGCATAGGTGTTCAGCCAGTTGAGGGCGCACAGGAAGGTCTGCACCGTGCCCTGCTCCTTGGCGTTCAGGATGCGGATCGACACGATCGGCGCGCCCGGAGCAACGCCGGCGGTGACACCCTTCGCGGTGTTCGGCTTGCCCGCGATCACCCCGGACACCCCGGTGCCGTGCCCGTTCAGGTCCGTGTAGAGGTCGGTGACCGGTAGTTCCTTCGCCACCCCGGAGAGGCAGTCGATCGACTTCGCCAGGTTGAGGTCGGGGTGCGGGTAGACACCCGTGTCCAGCACCGCGACCGCGGGACCCGTCGACGGCCAGGCCTTGCCCGATCCTGCGCTCACCGGGGCCAGGTCGGCCTGCACACTGCGCACCGCCGGGGTCGGCGTGGCCGCTGCCGCCGCTGCCTCGACCGCAGGCACCGCGGGAACCGCTGCCGCAGCCGGGGTGAGGAAGGTCAGCGACGCCCCGAGGAACATCAGCGCGGCGACCGCGGCGAGCGAACGGGGCCGACGGCCCCGACGGATGGCACTGGGCATGGACGTCCTCCACTGACGTGCACCGTGAGACGGTGCGACAAGCCGGGATGGCAAGGAGCCGGCGGCAGGGACATCGGTGGCCGGCACGAACCCCCGACTGCCGGTGACTGCCTCCGACGGCGACCTGACCACGCTGACGAGCCCGCCGGAGGTAGTGAACCACGGCCCGCCGTCACCGGTCATCCGGCGCCGCGCGACCCATCGGTGGCGTGGTACTCCCCGGACGGGTGCGCCCGGGTCACCCGTCGGTGACCGCAGATGCTCCGGCGACACCCGCACGTAACGCACGAAACATCGGTTCACCGGGTGCGATGGAACAGACCCGTGCGCTCGACGGGTGACAGCGTTGTCCCGACGTGGCACAGATCGGGTGGCGGGCGTGCGGCGGCACACGTTCGCCACACGGGGGGTGCACAGGGGTACGGAGAAAGCGTGGCGACAGGGGACCGGTCGGGCGAAGGTGGTGGCCGTGAGTCGGCCGCAACGGTTGCGCGGACGTACGGTGAAATCCGTCGGACGATCGTCAAGGAAATGGCGGACCGACCCGACAGTGCAAGGTTGCAAGGGGTGAGACCGATCAGCGCCACACAGGTCAACGCAGCGAGGCGCCGGCAGCACATCTCGGCCCGCCACTACCTCGGCAGGCACGGGCCCGCCTCGGCCATCGACCACTCCGTGCGGCTGGCCGCACGGCATTTCGACTTCCCGTCGGCACAGGTCAACATCGTCGACCAGGCGTTCCAGCACACCATCGCCGCCCACGGGACCGAGCTCGGGGTCATCCCGCGGGAACTGTCGATGTGCGCCGGGGTGGTGGACAGCGGCGCGCCGGTGGTCGTCCCGGACATCACTCCCGGCGGCTTGGCCGATCCGTACCGGGTCTACGTCGGGGTTCCGCTGCGCGGCCGCGAGGGCCTCCCCGTCGGGGCACTGTGCCTGCTGGACACGGTGCCCCGCGAGTTCGGATCCGACCAGCTCCGTGAGCTCCACGACGTGGCCGCGGTGGTCGAGGAGCAGCTCGAGCTACGCCGACGGGAGCAGGGCGAGCACACCAGGGCGGTCGCCGAGAGCAGGGAGCTCGCGGCGGCGACCGAGGCCGGCCAGATCGTCCCGTGGTACCAGCCGATCATCCGGCTGGGCGACGGCAGGTTGACCGCCGTCGAGGCGCTGGCTCGCTGGGAGCATCCCGACGACGGGGTACTGCCACCGTCGGAGTTCCTGCCGCGGGCCGAACGCAGTGACCTGGTCATCGATCTCGACCTGGCGGTGCTGGGCCGGGCGATGACCGACTTCGGGCGGTGGCTCACGATCCGGCCGGACCTGCGGATCAACGTGAACCTGTCCGCCCGGCACTTCGAGTACGCCGACTGCATCGACCGCATCACCGAGACCGTGGTCGACGCCGGGGTCGACCCGGGTGCGGTCAGCCTCGAGGTGACCGAGAGCACAGCCATGGCAGCCAGTCCCAACGACCGCGCCTTCCTGTCCGAACTGCGCAGTCGCGGCTTCCGGATCGTGCTCGACGACTTCGGCACCGGCTTCTCGTCGGTGGGACACGTCCTGCGCCTGCCCATCGACGGGATCAAGCTGGACCGGGCGGTGGCCGCATCACTGGGGACGACGGTGGGCGACGCGGTCGGTCGGGCGCTGATGACCCTGGCCCGGGATCTGGACTTCCACACGTGCATCGAGGGCGTCGAGAGCCGGCGGCAGGCGGTGCTGGCCCGGCGCCTGGGCTGCGACGACGGCCAGGGCTACCACTGGTCCCCGGCCCTCCCGGCGTCATCGATCCCGAATCTGCTGCAGGAAGACGCGGCGGGCTGAACGGCCGGAACGCCGAAGGCCGGTCGCGCTCGCGACCGGCCTTCGGCATCTGGTGGAGGACCCAGGAATTGAACCTGGCGGGGCGCCCCAAGTGCGCATCCCCCGTGGTGGTGGACGAACCGTAACGCACCTGCCGTTTCCGGGCAAGCCGGACGTCACCCGGCGTTCGGCTCGGGACACGTGCGGGTCAGGACACGTGCTCCGCCAGCAGCTCCCGCCGCCGCCGTTTCGCCTCGTACATCCGCTCGTCCGCCGTCCGCTGGGCCCCGGGGAACCCGGCCACCACGGTGAAGGGGGCGTAGCCGATGGACCCGGCCACCCCGGCGTCCTCGAACGCCTGGCTGATCCGGGCGATCATCTCGCGCGTCCGCTCCTGGCCGGCGCCGACCGCGATGATGCCGAACTCGTCGCCGCCGAGGCGGGCCACGACGTCGGAGTCCCGGGTGGTGGCGCGCAGCGCGTCCGCGGTCCGTTGGATGTAGCGGTCCCCGGCGTCGTGCCCCTGGGTGTCGTTGACGTACTTGAGGCGGTCCAGGTCGATCATCACCACGCTGGCCGGATCGCCGAACCGGCGGAACCGGGCCTCCTCGTGCTCGATGAACCGCTCCCAACCGCGCCTGTTCAGCAGGCCGGTGAGCGCGTCGGTGTCCGCATCGTGCCGGGCCTGCTCCAGGTCCCGGGCGGCCTCGGTCGCACTCGAGTCCGCGTCCAGGACCGCCGAGAGCATGCTCGAGAGCAGGTCGAGCAGCGGCTCCAGGTCACGGAGCGAGTCGTCCTTGGTCTCCGGGTCGAGACCGCAGATGGAGCCGAACACCTCGCCGTTCGGCCGGACGATCGGCGTGCCCACGTAGGCATTGATGGTCATGCCCTGGTCGGCGGCGTACCGGTAGGCCTCGTCGTAGACCCGGACCGCCCGCGTGTCCGGGGCGATCCGCGGTCCGTCGCCGCTGCTCATCCGGTGGCACATGGCCTTGTCCAACGGGAAGTCGTCACCGGGCGCCACGCCGAACCCGTCCAACTCCGGGCTGGCGGTCAGGATGGTCTCGGTGCCGTGGGCGAAGCGGGTCACCGCCCACTGCTTCATGGGGGTGACGGACCTCAGGTAGCCGACCACCTGTTCACTCACGGCGTCGAAGCCGCGGGTCGGCAGCAGCAGCGCCGGCGCGAACGGGTTCGCCGGAACCGGACCGCTCGCCTGCCTGCCTGTCGAGTTGTTCACCGAGTCCTCCCGGGTCTGCTTCCGGTCGTACGCTCGGTGGCCGCGTTCCCCTTCGGATCGCACCGACACCGGCGTTCGCCCGTTCAGCCTACTCGACGGCGTCGGGAAGTCCACGGATGTGTGCCCACCTTCGACGCGGCAGTGCATCGGTCACGGAGTCGGGCAGAACAGCGTTCGGATCGGCGGTCCGGTTGCGCGCAATCGGTGGACGAGCCTCAGGCCGCCCCGGCCGGCACCGGGAACTCCCACGGCCGGTTGAGCACCGGGGCCAGTTCGGCCTCCACCGCAGCCGGCAACCCCGGGTCGACCACCGTCCGGAGTGCCGCGACGGTCCGCCGCACCAGCTCCGCCGATTCCGCCCCCACCACCGTGCAGTTGATGCCCGCCGGCGCCGTCCCGGCGAACCCCAGCGCCACCGATGCGATGTCCACCCCGGTCTCCGCACACACCCGGGCCGCCCGCCCGATCGCCGCCAGGATCTCCGCCCCGGCCGGGTGCCAGGCCGGCGGCCCGGCGGCGGTCAGCGCCCCCATCGCCAGCGGCGCGGCGTTCATCACGCCGATCCCGGCCGCGGACAGCCGCGCCGCGACGGGTGCCAGTCGCCGGTCCTGCAGTTGGTACGTGCAGTAGGCCATCACGGTGTCCACCTGCTCGGCCAGGGCGACCCGCTCCAGCACGTCCAGTCGGTAGCCGGTCACCCCGATCGCCCCGACCACCCCGGCGGCCGCCAGCTCGCGCAGCACGGGCAGTGCCTCGTCCCGCACCTGACCCTCGTCACCCCAGTCGATGTCGTGGCACTGCACCAGGTCCAGCCGGTCGACGCCGAGCCGGTCCAGGCTCTCCTGGACGCTGCGCCGCACCCGGCCGGCCGAGAAGTCCCAGCCGGCGTCGCCGTAGCGGCCGACCTTGGTGGCGAGAAGGTAGTCCTGGCGCGGGATCCCGGCCAGCGCCCGGCCGAGCACGGTCTCCGACCTGGTGTCCCCGTAGTGCGGCGAGGTGTCCAGCAGGGTCATGCCCAGCTCCAGTGCGGCGCGCACGGCCCCGTCCGCCTCGGCCTGGTCCACCGCCCGGTACGCACCCCCGAACGGCGCCGCCCCCAGCCCGAACCTCGGCAGCCGGATGCTCATTTGTCTGTAGCTGCCAAACCCTTGGTGATGAACGGCTCGAACGCGATCACCACGCAGATGATCGGCGCGATCATGATCACCGTCAGGGCACTGATCAGGTCCCAGGGCTTGCCGGCGTTGGCGACGCTGGCCGACAGGTTGAGCAGACCCAGGGCCAGCGGCTGGCTGTCGGCCGACTGGGCGAAGATCAGCGGGTAGAACAGCTCGTTCCAGCAGTGGATGAAGTTGATGACCAGCATGGTGGCCACCGCCGGCATGGTCAGCGGCAGGGTGATCCGGAAGATCACGCCGATCATGCTGGCGCCGTCGATCTTCGCCGCCTCCTCCACCTCCACCGGCACCCGCCGGATGAAGGTGGTGAGGATCCACACGGTGAACGGGGTGATCGCCGAGGTGATCAGGATGTTCAGCCCGGTCAGGCTGTCCACCAGGTCCAGGTCGCCGAAGACGTCGAACAGCGGGATGACGGTGGCGATCTGCGGCAGCGAGCTGCTCAGCAGCAGCAGCCCGAGCAACAGCTTGCTGCCGGGGAAGGAGTACCGGGCGAAGGCGTAGGCGGCGAGGTAGGAGATGGCCACCGACACCACCGTCGAGGTGATCGAGATGATCAGCGAGTTCGCCATCGCCTTGCCCACCGGGTACTGGGTGAACAGCCGGACGAAGTTGTCGAAGGTGAACTCGGTCGGCAGGTACCGGGGCGGTGCGGTGAGCAGCTTGCCGCCGGGGGTCACCGACGACACCACGATCCAGTAGATCGGGAACAACGCGACCAGGAACAGCGCGGTCAGCCCGATCCACCGGCCGATCGGCCGCTTCCGCCGCCGGGTCGTGACCGGCAGCTCGGACACCGTGGTGGCGCTCACTTCTCGTACCTCCGGCGGGCCAGGGAGAACACGGTGCCGATGATGCAGACGAAGACCAGCAGCACCATCGCGACGGCCGCGCTGCGGCCGAAGTTGAAGTTCTGGAATCCGATGACATAGGCGGAGTACCCGAGCACGCTGGTCGCGGTGCCCGGGCCGCCGCCCGTCATCGCCAGCACCAGGTCGAACGAGGCGACCTGCCAGATCAGCATGAACATGCCGGCCGACAGCACCACCGGCATCACCAGCGGCAGGGTGATGCGGCGGAACTGGCCCCAGGCGTTCGCGCCGTCCACCTGGGCCGCCTCGTACAGCTCGCCGGGGATCGTCTGCAGCGCAGCCAGCAGCAGCACCGCGACGAAACCCGCGTTGCGCCAGACGTTCACGCCGATCACCGAGACCCGGGCCGGGTTGACCTCGGACAGCCAGCTGACGCCGTCGAAGCCGACCAGGTTGAGGAGCCCGGCGATCACGCCGTACTGCGGGTCGAGGGCGAACTTGAACGCGACGCCGGCCACCACCGCCGGGATGGCCCAGGGCAGCAGGTTGACCGCCCGGGCCAGCCGGCGGAAGCGGAACTTCTGGTTGAGCAGCACCGCCAGCGCCAGCCCGATGACGATCTCCAGCAGGGTGGACACCACGGCGAACACCGCGGTGAAGAACAGTGATCCCTGGATCTGCGGGTTCTCCGCCAGGTAGGTGTAGTTGTCGAACCCGGCCCAGGTGGCCGGTCCCTGCGTCGGGTTGTCGTTCTGCAGGCTGGTGACGGCGGTCTGCACCATCGGGTAGCCGGCGGTGAACACCCGGATCAGCACCACCGGCGCCACCAGGGCGAAGCAGAACAGGACCACCCGCAGATTGCGCCGGCGGCGTGGTCGTGCCGCCGGCACCTTCTGCGACGGCGAGGATCCCGCCACCTCGATCCCGGTGCGCGGTCCGGGGTGCGTCGTGCTCATCGGTCAGCCCAGCGCCTTGATCTGCGATGCGCCGTTGGACATCGCCTCGTCGATGGACAGCTGCCCGGACAGGTAGCCGGTGTACATGTCGTCGAGGATGCCCTGTGCCTCGTTGATCTTCGGGTGGAACGGCCGCGGCTTGACCACGTTCGCCTTGTTGTAGTCGGCGAGCGCGATGTACTGCGGACGGTCCGGCAGGGCGTCCAGGGTGGTGTTCCGGATGACGGAGAACTGCGAGTTCTTCGCGCTGGCCAGGGCCACCGCCTGGTCCTTGCCGGTCATGTAGGCGACGAAAGCCTTGGCGTTGTCCTTGTTCTCGCCCGCCGCGGGGACGGCCAGACCCCAGCCACCGCCGTAGGTCGCGGCCTGGCCGCCGGTGCCGGCCGGCGGCGGGACGACGACGACCTTGTCCGGCGAGTACCAGGGCGTGGTGCCGGCGGAGACGCTGAGGAAGTAGTCCCACTGCCGCATCGACAACAGCGAGTCCCCGGTGTAGGCGGCGTTGCTCTGGTCGTAGGTCCAGGCCAGGCCGTCCTTGGGCATGTAGCCGGTGGTCAGCATGTCGTTGGCGAACTCGAACGCCGCCTTGGTGCCGGCATCGAAGTCGAAGACCTGTCCGCCGCCCTGCAGCGACAGCCAGGCGGCATCGACCGAGGCCAGCGCCGGCTTGGACAGGGCGTCGCCGAAGGCGAACATGTTCTTGGACTTCGCCTTCTCGCCCAACGCCTTCAGGTCGTCCCAGGACGCCGGGACGTCGGCCTTGAGCTCGGTGAGGACGTCCTGCCGGACGACGTAGAGGCAGATGGTGAACGAGGTCGGCAGCCGGTAGATCTTGCCGTCCTGCGACGACCAGGTGTCGGCGTAGTCCTTGACGAAGGTCGGGAAGTCCGACCAGTACTCGGCGTTGCCGATGTCGTCCAGCGGCTCCAACCAGCCGGCCTTGACGAAGCCGGGGGTGGCCTCGTCGGAGATGACCATGACGTCGACGGCGGGCTTGCCGGAGACGAAGCCCGGGGTGAACTGCTGGATCAGTTCGACGCCGGACGAGCCGGAGAGCGGGACGATCTCGACCTTGACGCCGGACTCCTTGGTGAAGGCGTCGATGGTCGGCTGGATCGGTTCCACCCAGGCCTGGACGATGCCGAGCTTGATGGTGCCGCCACCTCCGCCGCCGCCACCGCTGGTGGCGGTGCCCGACCCGCCGCCGGAGTCGTCGGAGCCGCAGGCGGCGAGCAGGGGAGCGGCCAGCCCGGCGGCGGCCAGGGTGCCGCCGGCCCGGAGCAGGGTGCGGCGGGAGATGGGGCGCTGGAACAACGGGTTCGGCTTCATCGATTCTCCGTACTTCGTTGTGACGGTGGACTTGTCGTGCTGATGCGTGCTGGTGATGCTGGTGCGGGTGGTTCAGGAGGCGAGCTGCAGGACCCCGTCGACGCGCCGCGGCACGTCGACCGGCCCGTCACGGAGCTCGGCCGGCAGCAGGTCCGGGGGAGCGTCCTGGAAGGCAACCGGCCGCAGCCAACGCCGGATGGCGGTGGCCCCGACCGAGGTGTGCTGGGTGTCGGTGGCGGGCCAGGGGCCACCGTGGTGCTGCGCCCAGGAAACGGCGACCCCGGTCGGGAAACCGTTGAAGACCAGTCGCCCCGCCACCCCCAGTACCGCCGCGACAAGGGCCCGCAGGTCCGGATCCCCGGCCCCGTGCTGGATCGACGCCGTCAGTGCCCCCGGCAATCCGGCCAGCACCTCCGGCAGCTTCTCCGGATCGGCGAACCGGACGATCACCAGGAGCGGTCCGAAGACCTCCTCCAGCAGTTCCGGCCGCGCGAGGAAGCCGGCCACGTCGTCGATCTCGACCACGACCGCCCCCGCACCGCCGTCCGGACCTCGACCGTCCGCACCGACCCCGGCAGCCCCCGCGAGGAAGCCCTCGAGGATCCGCGGCGTCAGCATCGTGAACGACGAACCCGCGACGGCCGCCACACACGCATCCCGCACCGCGTCACCCTCGACACCCGCCGGGACGAAAGCCACACCCGGCTTGGTGCAGAACTGACCGGCACCCAGGGTGAACGAACCGGCC
This region of Nakamurella alba genomic DNA includes:
- the rdgB gene encoding RdgB/HAM1 family non-canonical purine NTP pyrophosphatase, which produces MSTLLLATRNAKKLKELRRILEGRVTVLGLDDVPAFEELPETGATFEANAADKAEQAARETGLPSLADDSGLTVDALNGMPGVLSARWSGRHGDDAANVDLLLGQLRDVPDERRGADFVSALALAVPGADTVLVRGEWRGRIIREVLGANGFGYDPVFVPTESDEAGDARTSAQLDPSEKDRLSHRGRAIEKMLPHLLRLG
- a CDS encoding S8 family peptidase, whose translation is MPSAIRRGRRPRSLAAVAALMFLGASLTFLTPAAAAVPAVPAVEAAAAAATPTPAVRSVQADLAPVSAGSGKAWPSTGPAVAVLDTGVYPHPDLNLAKSIDCLSGVAKELPVTDLYTDLNGHGTGVSGVIAGKPNTAKGVTAGVAPGAPIVSIRILNAKEQGTVQTFLCALNWLNTYAAANRIKVVNMSLAAPGSDDGNCGRTNNDPIHQGICTLYSKGLVFTGSGGNAKSGQSPQPLSTLIPAAYNEVLAVTNAADFDGRPGGTAQAPGTCTAPDGGDRAYYTSYYAATAADAEHTIAGPGVCPYTTRKGGTYGYIQSGTSIAAAAVSGVVLNCFNGGSCVGKTAAQAMKIVLNQAAVAGTKGHAITGDPLHPVAGKYYGFMASTVPVAMSTAGASTPRSTRPASWTPAAVGAATAPCPPTAPSCSRWPVAAASRPPVPAPSWSTSPPSPPDPPAR
- a CDS encoding sensor domain-containing phosphodiesterase, which codes for MRPISATQVNAARRRQHISARHYLGRHGPASAIDHSVRLAARHFDFPSAQVNIVDQAFQHTIAAHGTELGVIPRELSMCAGVVDSGAPVVVPDITPGGLADPYRVYVGVPLRGREGLPVGALCLLDTVPREFGSDQLRELHDVAAVVEEQLELRRREQGEHTRAVAESRELAAATEAGQIVPWYQPIIRLGDGRLTAVEALARWEHPDDGVLPPSEFLPRAERSDLVIDLDLAVLGRAMTDFGRWLTIRPDLRINVNLSARHFEYADCIDRITETVVDAGVDPGAVSLEVTESTAMAASPNDRAFLSELRSRGFRIVLDDFGTGFSSVGHVLRLPIDGIKLDRAVAASLGTTVGDAVGRALMTLARDLDFHTCIEGVESRRQAVLARRLGCDDGQGYHWSPALPASSIPNLLQEDAAG
- a CDS encoding GGDEF domain-containing protein, which gives rise to MNNSTGRQASGPVPANPFAPALLLPTRGFDAVSEQVVGYLRSVTPMKQWAVTRFAHGTETILTASPELDGFGVAPGDDFPLDKAMCHRMSSGDGPRIAPDTRAVRVYDEAYRYAADQGMTINAYVGTPIVRPNGEVFGSICGLDPETKDDSLRDLEPLLDLLSSMLSAVLDADSSATEAARDLEQARHDADTDALTGLLNRRGWERFIEHEEARFRRFGDPASVVMIDLDRLKYVNDTQGHDAGDRYIQRTADALRATTRDSDVVARLGGDEFGIIAVGAGQERTREMIARISQAFEDAGVAGSIGYAPFTVVAGFPGAQRTADERMYEAKRRRRELLAEHVS
- a CDS encoding aldo/keto reductase, whose product is MSIRLPRFGLGAAPFGGAYRAVDQAEADGAVRAALELGMTLLDTSPHYGDTRSETVLGRALAGIPRQDYLLATKVGRYGDAGWDFSAGRVRRSVQESLDRLGVDRLDLVQCHDIDWGDEGQVRDEALPVLRELAAAGVVGAIGVTGYRLDVLERVALAEQVDTVMAYCTYQLQDRRLAPVAARLSAAGIGVMNAAPLAMGALTAAGPPAWHPAGAEILAAIGRAARVCAETGVDIASVALGFAGTAPAGINCTVVGAESAELVRRTVAALRTVVDPGLPAAVEAELAPVLNRPWEFPVPAGAA
- a CDS encoding carbohydrate ABC transporter permease, translating into MSATTVSELPVTTRRRKRPIGRWIGLTALFLVALFPIYWIVVSSVTPGGKLLTAPPRYLPTEFTFDNFVRLFTQYPVGKAMANSLIISITSTVVSVAISYLAAYAFARYSFPGSKLLLGLLLLSSSLPQIATVIPLFDVFGDLDLVDSLTGLNILITSAITPFTVWILTTFIRRVPVEVEEAAKIDGASMIGVIFRITLPLTMPAVATMLVINFIHCWNELFYPLIFAQSADSQPLALGLLNLSASVANAGKPWDLISALTVIMIAPIICVVIAFEPFITKGLAATDK
- a CDS encoding carbohydrate ABC transporter permease, with translation MSTTHPGPRTGIEVAGSSPSQKVPAARPRRRRNLRVVLFCFALVAPVVLIRVFTAGYPMVQTAVTSLQNDNPTQGPATWAGFDNYTYLAENPQIQGSLFFTAVFAVVSTLLEIVIGLALAVLLNQKFRFRRLARAVNLLPWAIPAVVAGVAFKFALDPQYGVIAGLLNLVGFDGVSWLSEVNPARVSVIGVNVWRNAGFVAVLLLAALQTIPGELYEAAQVDGANAWGQFRRITLPLVMPVVLSAGMFMLIWQVASFDLVLAMTGGGPGTATSVLGYSAYVIGFQNFNFGRSAAVAMVLLVFVCIIGTVFSLARRRYEK
- a CDS encoding extracellular solute-binding protein; protein product: MKPNPLFQRPISRRTLLRAGGTLAAAGLAAPLLAACGSDDSGGGSGTATSGGGGGGGGTIKLGIVQAWVEPIQPTIDAFTKESGVKVEIVPLSGSSGVELIQQFTPGFVSGKPAVDVMVISDEATPGFVKAGWLEPLDDIGNAEYWSDFPTFVKDYADTWSSQDGKIYRLPTSFTICLYVVRQDVLTELKADVPASWDDLKALGEKAKSKNMFAFGDALSKPALASVDAAWLSLQGGGQVFDFDAGTKAAFEFANDMLTTGYMPKDGLAWTYDQSNAAYTGDSLLSMRQWDYFLSVSAGTTPWYSPDKVVVVPPPAGTGGQAATYGGGWGLAVPAAGENKDNAKAFVAYMTGKDQAVALASAKNSQFSVIRNTTLDALPDRPQYIALADYNKANVVKPRPFHPKINEAQGILDDMYTGYLSGQLSIDEAMSNGASQIKALG